The following DNA comes from Streptomyces sp. NBC_00690.
CGGCGGGTTGCCCGTGCTTCAACGACGCGACGCGGTCTCAACGAAGCGGAAGCGATCCCACCGGAGGGCGGTCATCGAGCCAACGGACATAGCCGGACCGATGCCCTGCAAGGCCCTCAGACTGTGCGGGTGCATTCCCCGTTGAACGTCAATCGGGCTTGAAAACGGCCTCTCACCATGCACTATAGGTCTGGACCATTCGTCTCCTTGCGGAGGTTAGACCGTGCAACGTCCCCCCACACTGCCCGCGTTGGTCTGCGCGGCGGCACTCGTCCTCACCGCCTGCGCCGGCGAGGACAAGGACTCCAAGGCCCCCACCACACCCTCCGGGGTGACCGCGCAGGCGAGCAGCGCCACGTCCGTCCACGTCATGTGGGAGAACTCCTCCGATGACAAGGCCGTCACCGGTTATGAGGTGTTCGAGGGCGAGAAGCGGGTCAAAGAGCTACCCGCTGCCAAGAACATGGTGGACATCAACCGCCTTACCCCCAAGACCGCCTACAGCTTCACCGTCCGCGCCCGCGACGCGGCGGGCAACCTCTCCAAGCCGAGCCCTGCCATAGCCGTCACCACCCCCGAGCCGACACCCGAGGACAAGCAGCCCCCCACCAGTCCCCGCAAGCTCACGGGCGCACTCGACGGCAAGACCCAGGTCCGGTTGGACTGGCAGGCAGCCAGCGACAACACCAAGGTGACCTCCTACGACATCTACCAGGAGGACTCCCGCATCCACAGCGTGCCGGGTACCGAGACCAAGGCCCTGGTGCCCGGATTGCGGCCGGGTACCGTCTACTCCTTCACCGTGCGGGCACGCGACGCCGGGGAGAACTCCTCGCCCGACAGCAACCCCGTCGATCTCACCACTGCGGCGGCACCCGGCAAGGGCGCCAACACGGCACCCACCGATCTGAAGTTCACCGTCCGCAAGGGCGTCGTCGATCTGAGCTGGATGCCACCCAAGGCGGACGGGCCGATCGAGACGCACGAACTCCACATCAACGGCAAGTTGGCGACGACGATCGTCTGGGGCGTCATACCGGAAGGCAAGACCGTGACCCATGAGATGGTCGTCCCGGACCCGCCCGGCACCCGTCTCAGCATCAAACTGCGGGCCAAGCTTCCCGACGGCAAGTGGGGTGACTTCTCCGCGCAACGGACGGTGATCGTGCGCTGATCCGGGCCGTCAACCCGTAGGCGTGCCGGCGGGGTGTTCGACGACCGTCGTTCCGCCCTCGAAGGGCGGGCACCCTGCCCCCGCATTTCCGTACGACGCGCCGGACGCCGGCCGAACGGTGGGTCGTACGCGGCGGTGCCGGCCCATTGGTCGTGGTGGAGCGATGCCCGTGCCCGAACGGTCCGCTGCGCCGCTGCGCCGTTCGTCGGTTCCTCAGTACCGGGCGGCGAACATCACGAAGGCCGCCCACCCCTTGAGGGAGAGGGAGAGGACCGGGCCCGCGGCGTCCTTGGAGTCCCGTACCCGAACCGTTCCGGGGCAGGCCGCCACCTCCACGCACTCCCCACCGCTCCCACTGCTGTGACTGCTCTTGAACCAGATAGGACGGGTCACGGTGCACACAGTCGCTTGGACATCCATCTCTCTCCCAGCAACTTCTCCAGAAAGGCCAGAGATTCGCCCGGGCTGAGCGCCTGGGCTCGCAGCAGTCCGTATTGCTCCTCGAACTCCCGGACCGCCTTGCGCTCCGAGTGGATTCGGCTGTCGGGATACGCCTCGACGTAGGCCACTCGGTTTCCTTCCCTTGCCCCGATCAGATTGAAGGGACCACCCAATCCGGCGTGTTCTTCCCGGTCCGTCGGCATGACCTGGATCTCGACATGGCGCTCACGGCCGCGGCGCAGGATCTGTTCCAACTGGCCGCGCAGCACCTCCACCCCGCCCAGGGGTCTACGCAGGACCGTCTCCTCGATCACAAAACTGAGCATGGGCAACGGGAGGCGGGAGAAGAGTTCCTGCCGGGCGAGGCGGGCCGAGATCCGCTGCTCCATGACCTCCTCACCCAGGAGCGGGCGCCACATGGCGAACACCGCCCGGGCGTAGTCCTCCGTCTGGAGCAGACCGGGGACCGCATGGGTGGCGTACACATGGAGATCGGCCGCTTGTGCCTCAAGTCGAGCAGCGTCCCGGAAGAACGCCGGATACTGGGCCCGGGCGACTTCGTCCTTGCTGGCTTTGAGGACCCCACCCGCATTGAGCACTTCATCGGCCCGGTCGATGAACTTCCCGGGCGGAATGCGCCGGCCCTGCTCGAAGGAGGCGATGGTGGATGCCGAGTATCCGGTCAGCCTTCCCAATTCCGGTCGCTCAAGCCCTTCCCGTACCCGGAGCAATTTCAGTTGTTGTCCAAAGACACACAGGATTCCGGCTCCCGGCTCGCACTCGGAATCGCGCTCCGGCTGCTGATCGTTCATGACCCCCGAACCTCCCGCCCCGGAGCCGGTCCCGCTCCGCGTCGCTCACAACGGCGTTCCCGACGGGTACGGCCCGTGTCTGCCGGGGCGTCCCTCGGGGCCAAGGTACGCACGCACCAAGGGGGTTTTCCGTATGAAGCGAGCAATTCCCCCTACCGGGGGCGTCCCGTACATATAGCAGCACCCCGGGGTCTGGCGGCTGCTCGTGCAGACGCACGAGCAGCCGACCCTGCCGACCCCGGAATGCCTGATCACCGCCCGATCCGTCCGGTGTCCCGGGGAGCGCGGTGCCGTCGCGCTTTCCAAGTCCGTGGGGGTGATTGAGCCGTTCGATACCTCATACCCGTCACAGGGGCAGGAAAGTGCCCGCTTCTCTGGTTCTGCGCACATGGGTGGACTTGTGGACGGCGAGTGACGGCGGGCCGCCTCCGGATGAATGCGTCCACTCCTGCGGCCGTGGGTGCTCTACTCGTCCCGATGCGCTGGTGGCGGTCGCGGTGGCGGCGGTGGGCCATGGCCCGGGCAGCCCTCGGAGCGCCCCGGCCGCCCTACTTCTTGAGCTGGCGTCCCCCGAACACCCCG
Coding sequences within:
- a CDS encoding DUF397 domain-containing protein, with product MTRPIWFKSSHSSGSGGECVEVAACPGTVRVRDSKDAAGPVLSLSLKGWAAFVMFAARY
- a CDS encoding fibronectin type III domain-containing protein, which produces MQRPPTLPALVCAAALVLTACAGEDKDSKAPTTPSGVTAQASSATSVHVMWENSSDDKAVTGYEVFEGEKRVKELPAAKNMVDINRLTPKTAYSFTVRARDAAGNLSKPSPAIAVTTPEPTPEDKQPPTSPRKLTGALDGKTQVRLDWQAASDNTKVTSYDIYQEDSRIHSVPGTETKALVPGLRPGTVYSFTVRARDAGENSSPDSNPVDLTTAAAPGKGANTAPTDLKFTVRKGVVDLSWMPPKADGPIETHELHINGKLATTIVWGVIPEGKTVTHEMVVPDPPGTRLSIKLRAKLPDGKWGDFSAQRTVIVR
- a CDS encoding helix-turn-helix domain-containing protein, which produces MNDQQPERDSECEPGAGILCVFGQQLKLLRVREGLERPELGRLTGYSASTIASFEQGRRIPPGKFIDRADEVLNAGGVLKASKDEVARAQYPAFFRDAARLEAQAADLHVYATHAVPGLLQTEDYARAVFAMWRPLLGEEVMEQRISARLARQELFSRLPLPMLSFVIEETVLRRPLGGVEVLRGQLEQILRRGRERHVEIQVMPTDREEHAGLGGPFNLIGAREGNRVAYVEAYPDSRIHSERKAVREFEEQYGLLRAQALSPGESLAFLEKLLGERWMSKRLCAP